Proteins encoded together in one Terriglobus saanensis SP1PR4 window:
- a CDS encoding glycoside hydrolase family 19 protein: protein MTSVSLTPELLQRIMPHARAPWIAKYFPYLEQSMALYQIDTVLRKSHFLAQVAHESGELRYTEELASGRQYEGRKDLGNVQAGDGERFKGRGLLQLTGRAEYSAFSLACGTDLMTEDHPALLATEPALAMESAAWYWSVHRLNYFADVDELLAITRCINGGLNGLASREAYLARAKACLVPLEPLQIATLHGKADELFGQIAFVEAGLEAFRL, encoded by the coding sequence ATGACATCGGTAAGTCTTACGCCAGAGCTTTTGCAGCGCATCATGCCGCACGCGCGTGCTCCGTGGATTGCAAAATACTTCCCGTATCTTGAACAGTCGATGGCGCTTTACCAGATCGATACGGTTCTGAGAAAGTCCCATTTTCTTGCGCAGGTAGCCCACGAAAGCGGAGAGCTGCGCTATACGGAGGAGCTCGCCAGTGGAAGGCAGTATGAGGGACGAAAAGACCTTGGAAATGTGCAGGCTGGAGATGGAGAACGGTTCAAAGGGCGTGGTCTGCTTCAGCTCACGGGACGAGCCGAGTACTCAGCCTTCAGCCTGGCGTGCGGAACGGATCTCATGACCGAAGATCATCCCGCACTTCTGGCCACCGAGCCAGCCCTGGCGATGGAGAGTGCCGCCTGGTACTGGAGCGTACATCGTCTGAATTATTTTGCTGACGTGGACGAGCTTCTGGCCATTACAAGGTGCATCAATGGTGGATTGAATGGTCTGGCGAGTCGCGAGGCCTACCTCGCCCGAGCCAAAGCCTGCCTTGTGCCTTTGGAGCCTCTGCAGATTGCGACACTGCACGGAAAAGCGGACGAGCTCTTCGGCCAGATCGCTTTTGTGGAAGCTGGTTTGGAAGCGTTCAGGCTATAA